From a region of the Gossypium raimondii isolate GPD5lz chromosome 10, ASM2569854v1, whole genome shotgun sequence genome:
- the LOC105776592 gene encoding protein FAR1-RELATED SEQUENCE 3 has product MDVGGGKGDNVRGVNIESSKGGGSSGNLIENLTGIDVVVNPNDDGGAGGKPCVGMEFESEDAGRTFYDGYARRLGFSTHVGQFTRTKLDGPIVTWDFACSREVLKRKNVESCNAMFRIERKDGKKWVATKFVEDHNHSMVNPSKVHYLRPRRHFAGVTKNVPETSDAATDVWALVDGNHVSCEATRVGNTSCVDPNHLVRNMGSVGYVGLPSQRRTLGKDAQNLLNYFKKLQAENPGFYYAIQLDDDNRMTNVFWADARSRAAYNHFGDAVIFDTMYRPNQYQIPFAPFTGINHHGQMVLFGCALLLDESESSFTWLFRTWLSAMNNRCPVSITTDQDRAIQAAVSQVFPETRHCICKWHILREGQERLAHIYLAHPSLYGEIYGCINFSETIEDFESSWTTLLDKYNLQKNEWLLAVYNARKQWAPVYFRGTFFAILSSNQGVSSFFDGYINQQTTIPLFLKQYERALECSLEKEIEADCDTICTTPELKTPSPMEQQAANLYTKKVFSKFQEELVETFVYTANKIEGDGIVSKYRVAKYEHDDKAYFVMLNVSEMKASCTCQMFEYSGILCRHILTVFTVTNVLTLPSHYILRRWTKSAKSWVGLDEKNADPQGVETLTARFNILCQEAFKLAEEGSVVPETYSAAINALRDAVKKVAFIKKDVAKVTPPRSYINGNSHEDGSKKTTSPVSEMVPSLWPWQDVVSPRFNLIDSGAPLTDLNQPSMAPVSIDRETDHLDSTVVLSCFKSMTWVIENKKEVEACKVAVINLKLHDYSKNPLGEAEVQFSLTKVTLEPMLRSMAYISQQLSTPVNRVAAINLKLQDTKTTSGEKEVKFQVSKDTLGSMLRSMAYIREQL; this is encoded by the exons ATGGATGTGGGAGGGGGAAAAGGGGATAATGTCCGGGGAGTAAATATTGAGTCTAGTAAGGGTGGTGGTAGTAGTGggaatttaatagaaaatttaactggAATAGATGTGGTTGTTAATCCGAATGATGATGGAGGTGCCGGAGGTAAGCCATGTGTGGGGATGGAATTTGAGTCGGAGGATGCAGGCAGGACATTTTACGATGGATATGCTAGGCGGTTAGGGTTTAGTACCCATGTTGGTCAGTTTACTCGTACTAAGCTCGATGGGCCAATTGTAACATGGGATTTCGCATGTTCAAGGGAGGTTTTAAAGAGGAAAAATGTTGAAAGTTGTAATGCAATGTTTAGGATCGAGAGAAAGGATGGAAAGAAGTGGGTTGCTACAAAGTTTGTGGAGGATCATAATCATTCGATGGTTAATCCTAGTAAGGTTCATTACCTTAGACCTCGTAGGCATTTTGCTGGAGTCACTAAAAATGTTCCCGAAACATCTGATGCCGCTACTGACGTTTGGGCTTTGGTGGATGGAAATCATGTTTCTTGTGAAGCCACTAGGGTTGGGAATACCTCCTGTGTCGACCCTAATCACCTTGTAAGGAATATGGGGTCTGTAGGCTATGTTGGACTTCCTAGCCAAAGGAGAACACTGGGGAAAGATGCTCAAAATCTGCTGAACTATTTCAAGAAGTTGCAGGCTGAAAACCCGGGCTTTTATTATGCAATACAGCTTGATGATGATAATCGAATGACTAATGTTTTCTGGGCCGATGCAAGATCAAGGGCAGCTTACAATCACTTTGGAGATGCAGTTATTTTTGACACAATGTATCGACCAAATCAGTATCAGATTCCGTTTGCTCCTTTCACAGGCATAAATCATCATGGCCAGATGGTGTTGTTTGGTTGTGCATTACTTCTGGATGAATCTGAGTCTTCCTTTACTTGGCTATTCAGGACATGGTTATCTGCAATGAACAATCGATGTCCCGTTTCCATCACCACAGACCAAGACAGAGCAATACAAGCAGCAGTTTCTCAGGTCTTTCCTGAAACTCGCCACTGCATTTGCAAGTGGCACATCTTGAGGGAAGGACAAGAAAGGTTGGCACATATCTACCTAGCCCATCCTTCTTTATATGGTGAGATCTATGGCTGCATAAACTTTTCAGAGACGATTGAGGATTTTGAATCATCGTGGACCACTCTCCTTGATAAGTACAACCTCCAGAAAAATGAGTGGCTTCTGGCAGTATATAACGCTCGTAAACAGTGGGCTCCAGTTTATTTTCGTGGTACTTTCTTTGCTATTCTTTCTTCTAACCAAGGGGTTAGCTCCTTTTTTGATGGGTACATAAATCAGCAGACAACTATTCCACTTTTTTTAAAACAGTATGAAAGGGCTTTGGAATGTTCTCTAGAGAAGGAAATAGAAGCAGATTGTGACACAATCTGCACCACACCGGAACTAAAAACACCATCACCTATGGAACAGCAGGCAGCAAACCTCTACACGAAGAAAGTTTTCTCAAAGTTTCAGGAGGAACTAGTTGAAACTTTTGTGTATACAGCAAACAAGATTGAGGGAGATGGCATTGTCAGTAAATACAGGGTTgcaaaatatgaacatgatgataAGGCATACTTTGTCATGCTGAATGTTTCTGAGATGAAAGCAAGTTGTACATGTCAGATGTTTGAATATTCTGGTATTCTATGTAGACATATATTGACAGTGTTCACAGTGACAAATGTTCTTACCCTTCCATCCCATTACATTTTAAGGCGGTGGACCAAGAGTGCCAAATCTTGGGTTGGATTGGATGAGAAAAATGCTGATCCTCAAGGTGTTGAGACTCTAACTGCCCGTTTCAATATCCTATGTCAGGAAGCCTTCAAATTGGCAGAAGAAGGTTCTGTTGTCCCTGAGACATATAGCGCAGCAATCAATGCTCTTAGAGATGCTGTAAAAAAGGTTGCATTTATAAAGAAGGATGTAGCTAAAGTCACCCCACCTAGATCTTATATTAATGGAAATAGTCATGAAGATGGTAGCAAAAAAACCACTTCTCCGGTCTCAGAAATGGTCCCATCTTTATGGCCATGGCAAGATGTAGTATCACCTCGCTTTAATCTTATTGATAGTGGAGCTCCACTTACTGACTTGAATCAACCTAGCATGGCCCCTGTATCTATTGATCGTGAAACTGATCACCTTGATAGCACG GTGGTTCTCTCTTGTTTTAAGTCCATGACTTGggttatagaaaataaaaaagaagtagAAGCTTGTAAAGTAGCTGTTATAAACTTGAAG CTGCATGACTATAGCAAGAACCCTTTGGGAGAGGCTGAAGTGCAATTTAGTCTCACAAAGGTAACTCTGGAGCCTATGTTGCGATCAATGGCTTACATCAGTCAACAGCTCTCAACACCAGTCAATAGGGTTGCTGCCATAAATTTGAAG CTCCAAGATACAAAGACAACTTCTGGGGAGAAAGAAGTAAAGTTCCAAGTGTCAAAAGATACTTTGGGTTCGATGTTGAGATCAATGGCCTATATTCGTGAACAACTTTGA